Proteins found in one Mangifera indica cultivar Alphonso chromosome 15, CATAS_Mindica_2.1, whole genome shotgun sequence genomic segment:
- the LOC123197794 gene encoding pleiotropic drug resistance protein 3-like, with amino-acid sequence MVVSQIRGSICSSFHSGASDSHTIRSMHGDAENNVEDDEVELQWAAIERLPTFKRLRTSLFNLVEGQSMSMIDVTKLGAPERQDFTNKLLNKVEDDHRYLLQKLRERIDKVGLELGTVEVRYHNLSIEAECLVVHGQPLPTLSNALKDIFSAMINITGSKSQANKIPILKDVSGIIKPSRLTLLLGPPGCGKTTLLQALSGKLDPSLKVTGEVLYNGYKFNEFVPQKTSTYISQHDLHISEMTVRETLDFSARCQGIGDRADIMKEISKREKEACIIPEPDIDTFMKAISIEGLKRSLQTDYILKILGLEICADTIVGDAMKRGISGGQKKRLTTGEMIIGPSRALFLDEISNGLDSSTTFQIVSCLQQLTHITDSTILISLLQPAPETFDLFDDIILMAEGKIVYHGPRSNVLEFFEHCGFRCPPRKGTADFLQEVVSEKDQAQYWFHKHVPHSYVCVDKFKNIFKEFHLGQKLTDGLSRPLDRYECYKNFLSLNNYSLKKWELFKACLAREWLLMKRNSFIYVFKTGQLVVIALITVTVFLRTQMKIDMFHADYYMTSLFYALIRHVCNGVEELSLTSSRLPVFYKQRDFYLYPAWTYSIPAVILKVPFSLTDAFVWTAITYYAIGYSPEPERFFRQFLLFFMVHQVSISLFRLIASIVRNPSFAAICALSSFLVMLLFGGFLLPQSSLPGWFGWGFWLSPFAYAEMAVSVNEFLSPRWQKISSSNTTIGHQILIEQGLNFNDYFYWISIGALLGFWIFLNIGFVCALTYLKSPGRSQVIISHDKLSYFTGVDNFNNTTKGKEFPSVSTIKGAVKTNTTGMVLPFEPLTLTFENVQYFVETFKNLRDQGFPQKRLQLLSDISGAFRPGILTALMGVSGAGKTTMMDVLSGRKTSGIIEGEIRVCGYPKVQNTYARVSGYCEQTDIHSPQITIEESVIYSAWLRLPSQIDRHTKTEFVAEVLQLIELDEIKEALVGIPGTSGISNEQRKRLTIAVELVSNPSIIFMDEPTSGLDARAAAVIMRAVKNIVHTNRTVVCTIHQPSIDIFEAFDELILMKRGKIIYSGELGLNSSKLIEYFEGISGVPKIKENYNPATWMLEVTSPAAEGELGLDFAHLYKESLLFQKNMELIRELSLPAQGSKELHFSTRFAQNGWVQFKACLWKQHLTYWRSPNYNLARLALVIISSILLGAVLWQKGQKIDGGPDLLTILASSFILMLIIGGSNCSSVIPFIAAERIVIYREMFAGMYSSWMYSLAQVIIEIPYVFLQAVLFTAITYPTINFYWSFDKVFWYLYTMFCTLLFFSYFGMLLASVTPTYQVASVLATFSYTMFNLFSGYLIPGPKLPKWWIWSYWICPTAWSLKGILISQYGDITKEIAVHEEHKAVNAFLESYYGYRQDDLVIVGIVLIVFPLITATAFAFAMAKLNFQKR; translated from the exons ATGGTAGTATCACAGATAAGAGGAAGCATTTGTTCCTCTTTTCATAGTGGTGCTTCAGATTCTCATACAATTAGATCCATGCATGGGGATGCGGAGAATAATGTAGAGGATGATGAAGTTGAGTTGCAGTGGGCTGCAATAGAAAGATTACCCACATTCAAAAGGCTTAGAACTTCATTATTCAACCTGGTAGAGGGACAGAGTATGAGCATGATTGATGTTACCAAGCTTGGAGCTCCGGAACGGCAAGATTTTACCAACAAACTATTAAACAAAGTTGAAGATGACCATCGTTACCTCTTGCAAAAACTTAGGGAAAGGATAGACAA AGTGGGTTTGGAATTGGGTACAGTGGAAGTCAGATACCATAATTTATCCATAGAAGCAGAATGCCTTGTAGTTCATGGACAGCCCCTCCCCACCCTTTCCAATGCCCTCAAAGATATATTCTCA GCTATGATAAATATTACTGGGTCCAAGTCTCAAGCGAACAAGATACCAATACTTAAGGATGTCAGTGGCATCATTAAGCCTTCCAG GCTAACTCTATTGCTTGGCCCTCCAGGCTGTGGGAAAACCACTTTGTTACAGGCGCTTTCTGGAAAGCTTGATCCATCTCTCAAG GTTACCGGGGAAGTTTTGTATAACGGTTACAAGTTCAATGAATTTGTTCCTCAGAAGACATCAACTTATATAAGTCAGCATGACTTGCACATTTCTGAAATGACTGTGAGGGAAACACTTGACTTCTCAGCACGTTGTCAGGGCATTGGAGACAGAGCTG ATATCATGAAAGAAATCAGTAAAAGGGAGAAGGAAGCTTGTATTATCCCAGAACCAGATATAGATACCTTTATGAAG GCAATATCAATTGAAGGATTAAAAAGATCTCTACAGACAGACTATATATTGAAG ATCCTTGGGCTAGAAATTTGTGCTGACACAATTGTGGGGGATGCAATGAAAAGAGGAATTTCAGGTGGTCAAAAGAAAAGACTCACAACAG GGGAAATGATAATCGGTCCATCAAGAGCTCTCTTTTTGGATGAAATATCAAATGGCTTAGATAGCTCCACCACCTTTCAGATTGTGTCCTGCTTGCAGCAATTGACACACATAACTGATTCAACCATTTTGATATCACTTCTTCAACCAGCACCTGAGACCTTTGATCTCTTTGATGACATTATCTTAATGGCAGAAGGAAAGATTGTGTACCATGGACCTCGTAGTAATGTTCTAGAGTTTTTTGAGCATTGTGGTTTCAGGTGCCCACCTCGGAAAGGCACTGCTGATTTCCTCCAGGAA GTGGTTTCTGAAAAGGATCAGGCACAGTACTGGTTTCACAAACATGTCCCTCATTCTTATGTTTGTGTAGACAAATTTAAGAATATATTCAAGGAATTTCATTTGGGACAGAAACTCACTGATGGATTGTCAAGGCCTCTCGATAGATATGAGTGCTACAAAAACTTTTTGTCTCTCAATAACTACTCGCTGAAAAAATGGGAATTATTCAAAGCATGTCTGGCTAGAGAATGGCTTCTGATGAAGCGGAATTCCTTCATTTATGTGTTTAAAACTGGACAG CTTGTGGTCATTGCACTGATAACAGTGACAGTGTTCTTACGAACCCAGATGAAAATTGACATGTTCCACGCGGATTACTACATGACTTCCTTGTTTTATGCTCTCATTAGACATGTGTGTAATGGGGTTGAAGAATTGTCACTGACTTCTTCTAGACTCCCGGTCTTCTACAAGCAAAGAGACTTCTACTTGTATCCTGCATGGACTTATTCCATACCAGCGGTCATTTTGAAGGTCCCATTTTCATTAACGGATGCTTTTGTATGGACAGCTATTACCTATTATGCAATTGGATACAGTCCTGAACCAGAGAG GTTTTTCCGTCAAttccttcttttcttcatgGTTCATCAAGTGTCAATATCACTTTTCCGTTTGATTGCTTCCATAGTCCGAAATCCATCTTTTGCAGCAATATGTGCCCTTTCATCCTTCCTAGTGATGCTGCTGTTTGGTGGCTTCTTACTTCCACAAT CTTCTCTACCTGGTTGGTTTGGATGGGGGTTTTGGCTTTCCCCATTCGCTTATGCAGAAATGGCTGTTTCAGTCAATGAATTCCTTTCTCCAAGATGGCAAAAG ATTTCATCCTCAAATACTACCATTGGACACCAAATTCTCATCGAACAAGGACTGAACTTCAATGACTACTTTTATTGGATATCAATTGGAGCATTGCTTGGATTCTGgatctttttaaatattggattCGTTTGTGCACTGACTTATTTGAAAT CACCAGGGAGATCTCAGGTCATCATTTCTCATGATAAGCTATCTTACTTTACGGGAGTAGATAATTTCAACAATACaactaagggaaaagaatttCCTTCTGTTAGTACTATTAAAGGTGCTGTAAAAACAAATACTACAG GAATGGTTTTACCTTTTGAGCCCTTAACATTAACATTTGAGAATGTGCAATACTTTGTTGAGACTTTCAAG AATTTGAGAGATCAAGGTTTTCCACAAAAGAGACTACAACTTCTTAGTGATATTAGTGGAGCATTTAGACCTGGAATTCTTACAGCTTTGATGGGTGTCAGTGGAGCCGGGAAAACAACAATGATGGATGTCCTGTCTGGTAGAAAGACTAGTGGCATTATAGAAGGGGAGATAAGAGTTTGTGGGTATCCTAAGGTCCAAAATACATATGCCAGAGTATCAGGTTACTGTGAGCAAACTGACATCCATTCTCCCCAGATTACCATTGAAGAATCAGTGATTTACTCTGCTTGGCTAAGGTTGCCATCTCAAATTGATAGACATACAAAAACT GAATTTGTGGCAGAAGTTCTTCAACTGATTGAACTTGATGAAATTAAAGAAGCTTTAGTTGGAATCCCTGGTACCAGTGGTATATCAAATGAGCAACGGAAACGGCTTACTATAGCAGTAGAGCTTGTTTCTAATCCATCCATAATATTCATGGATGAACCCACCTCAGGTCTAGATGCCAGAGCAGCCGCAGTCATCATGCGAGCTGTAAAAAATATTGTCCATACAAATAGGACTGTTGTATGTACCATTCACCAGCCAAGCATTGATATATTTGAGGCATTTGATGAG ttgattttgatgaaaagaggaaaaataatatattctggAGAGCTGGGTCTGAATTCAAGCAAGCTTATTGAATATTTTGAG GGCATTTCTGGGGTGCCAAAAATCAAAGAGAACTACAATCCAGCAACATGGATGTTAGAGGTCACTAGCCCTGCTGCAGAAGGTGAACTGGGTTTGGATTTTGCCCATCTTTATAAAGAGTCCCTTTTGTTCCA GAAAAACATGGAACTAATCAGAGAATTGAGCCTGCCAGCACAGGGTTCAAAGGAACTGCATTTTTCTACACGCTTTGCACAAAATGGATGGGTGCAATTTAAGGCATGCCTCTGGAAGCAGCACCTCACATACTGGAGAAGTCCCAATTATAACTTGGCACGATTGGCACTTGTTATCATATCTTCTATATTACTTGGAGCAGTTCTATGGCAGAAAGGGCAGAAGAT AGACGGTGGGCCAGATCTTCTTACTATATTGGCATCTTCATTTATTTTGATGCTTATCATAGGAGGATCCAACTGTTCTTCTGTAATTCCATTCATAGCTGCTGAGAGAATTGTAATCTACAGAGAAATGTTTGCCGGAATGTACTCCTCATGGATGTATTCGTTAGCACAG GTGATAATTGAGATCCCATATGTTTTCCTTCAAGCTGTTCTGTTTACAGCAATCACATATCCAACAATAAATTTCTACTGGTCATTTGACAAAGTATTTTGGTACTTGTACACTATGTTTTGCACACTACTCTTCTTCAGTTACTTTGGCATGCTACTTGCCTCAGTGACGCCAACTTACCAAGTGGCTTCAGTATTGGCAACTTTCTCCTACACCATGTTCAATTTGTTCTCAGGCTACCTCATACCTGGACCA AAATTACCCAAATGGTGGATATGGAGTTACTGGATTTGCCCGACAGCCTGGTCTTTAAAGGGTATCCTTATTTCACAATACGGAGATATAACAAAGGAAATTGCAGTGCATGAAGAGCACAAAGCGGTCAATGCCTTCTTGGAAAGCTATTATGGTTATCGACAGGATGATTTAGTTATTGTAGGTATTGTGCTCATTGTATTTCCATTAATTACTGCAACTGCTTTTGCATTTGCAATGGCAAAACTCAACTTCCAGAAGAGATAG
- the LOC123197793 gene encoding autophagy-related protein 3 translates to MVFSQRLHEAFKGTVERITGPRTVSAFKEKGVLSVSEFILAGDNLVSKCPTWSWESGEPSKRKSYLPAEKQFLITRNVPCLRRAAFIEEEYEGAGGEVLVDNEDNDGWLATHGKPKDKLDDDDNLPSMEALEISRNNTVQSISNHFGGEEEEEDIPDMSEYEEPNSLIEADPATLQPTYFVAHEPDDDNILRTRTYDVSITYDKYYQTPRVWLTGYDESRMLLQPELVLEDVSQDHARKTVTIEDHPHLPGKHASIHPCRHGAVMKKIIDVLVSRGVEPEVDKYLFLFLKFVASVIPTIEYDYTMDFDLGSSSN, encoded by the exons ATGGTGTTCTCACAGAGACTTCACGAAGCATTCAAAGGAACCGTTGAGAGAATCACCGGTCCACGGACCGTCTCTGCCTTCAAAGAAAAAGGTGTTCTTAGCGTTTCCGAATTCATTCTTGCCGGGGATAATCTCGTCTCTAAATGCCCCACCTGGTCctg GGAATCTGGCGAACCGAGCAAGAGAAAGTCGTATTTGCCAGCGGAGAAACAGTTCTTGATTACTAGAAATG TGCCATGCCTAAGAAGAGCTGCATTTATAGAAGAAGAATATGAAGGTGCAGGAGGTGAAGTTTTGGTTGATAATGAAGATAATGATGGGTGGCTGGCGACTCATGGGAAACCAAAAG ATAAATTGGATGATGATGACAATTTGCCCTCCATGGAGGCCCTAGAAATCAGCAGGAACAATACTGTTCAATCAATTTCTAACCACTTTGGgggtgaagaagaagaggaagatatTCCAGACATGTCTGAGTATGAAGAACCTAACAGCTTAATAGAAGCAGATCCT GCTACACTTCAGCCTACATATTTTGTTGCTCATGAACCTGATGATGATAACATTCTTCGGACTCGAACTTATGATGTCAGCATCAC GTATgacaaatattatcaaactcCTCGTGTTTGGCTTACCGGATATGATGAG TCAAGGATGCTTTTGCAACCTGAGCTTGTACTTGAAGATGTTAGTCAAGACCATGCACGCAAAACG GTAACTATAGAAGACCATCCTCACTTGCCAGGGAAGCATGCATCCATACATCCATGTCGACATGGTGCAGTGATGAAGAAAATTATTGATGTTTTAGTGTCACGTGGAGTGGAGCCTGAAGTTGacaa GTACCTTTTCCTATTCTTGAAATTTGTGGCCTCTGTAATTCCAACCATTGAATATGATTACACCATGGACTTTGATCTTGGAAGCTCAAGCAATTGA